A genomic segment from Nodularia sphaerocarpa UHCC 0038 encodes:
- a CDS encoding M1 family metallopeptidase, which produces MSQFYFDTNNNGHKSFELPGAKPHYNPDRPGQVEHIFLDLCLDIPHQSYHGTCSIRLLPIRNGIDRLTLDAVNLNIQSVQVDEIGQDFDYNGEQLTIQLSQPTQIGQHLLIAIAYAVEKPQRGIYFIQPDKHYPNKPTQVWTQGEDEDSRFWFPCFDYPGQLSTSEIRVRVPKDLIAISNGELIDTQKDGDEKIYHWSQKQIHPTYLMTLAVGDFAEIRDEWQGKPVTYYVEKGRKDDAKRSMGKTPRMMEFLSEKYGYAYAFPKYAQVCVDDFIFGGMENTSTTLLTDRCLLDERAALDNRNTESLVVHELAHQWFGDLLVIKHWSHAWIKEGMASYSEVMWTEHEYGDQEAAYYRLLEARSYLSEDSHRYRRPMVTHVYREAIELYDRHIYEKGSCVYHMIRAELGEELFWPAIQTFVQDNAHKTVETVDLLRAIEKATGRNLAYLFDQYVYRGGHPDFKVAYSWDGDANLAKVTVTQTQADNNESKNLFDLKIPIGFGYTQPGKPAQINTFTVRVNEREQSFYFPLAEKPQFVSFDVGNHFLKTVTLEYSVPELKAQLEFDPNPISRIYAAEALAKKGGLEAINALSDALKHDSFWGVQVEAAKQLAEINLDQAFDGLVLGLQDQNAYVRRSVVEALATIKTHDSYKAVKKLVKHGDPSYYVEAAASRAVGSIASVNLAGKPKEEKVIKLLQSVLESKAGWNEVVRSGAVGGLAALKTSEAALNLLLEYTKLGVPQPLRLATIRALGKISVGQSLVNLERILEKLAELGKETFFLTQVAVVIALGQMETPKAMGILRSLADQTADGRVRRYAEEEISKVQKNVGTDKALRQMRDELNQLKQQNQELKSRLEGLEAKSK; this is translated from the coding sequence ATGTCGCAGTTTTATTTTGATACAAACAATAACGGTCATAAATCTTTTGAATTACCAGGCGCTAAACCGCACTACAACCCAGACCGCCCTGGACAAGTAGAGCATATTTTCCTAGATTTGTGCTTGGATATTCCTCACCAAAGTTACCACGGTACTTGCAGCATACGTCTGTTACCGATCCGAAATGGCATTGACCGTTTGACTTTGGATGCTGTCAACTTGAATATCCAGTCTGTACAGGTAGACGAAATAGGGCAGGATTTTGACTATAACGGCGAACAGCTAACTATTCAACTTTCGCAACCAACACAGATTGGTCAGCATTTGTTGATTGCGATCGCCTACGCAGTCGAAAAACCCCAACGCGGTATATACTTTATTCAACCAGACAAACACTACCCCAACAAGCCCACCCAAGTTTGGACTCAAGGCGAAGACGAAGACTCTCGTTTCTGGTTTCCCTGCTTCGACTATCCCGGACAACTGTCTACATCCGAAATTCGCGTGCGGGTTCCTAAAGATTTAATTGCTATTTCCAACGGCGAACTCATCGACACCCAAAAAGATGGAGATGAAAAAATCTACCATTGGTCACAAAAACAGATTCATCCTACCTACTTAATGACCCTAGCAGTCGGTGATTTTGCCGAAATTCGTGATGAATGGCAAGGTAAACCCGTCACCTACTACGTAGAAAAGGGTAGAAAAGACGATGCTAAACGCAGCATGGGCAAAACTCCCCGCATGATGGAGTTTTTAAGCGAAAAGTATGGTTATGCTTATGCTTTTCCTAAATATGCCCAAGTTTGTGTTGATGATTTCATCTTTGGCGGTATGGAAAATACTTCCACAACCCTCTTAACAGATAGATGTTTACTTGATGAACGCGCCGCATTAGATAATCGCAACACAGAAAGTTTAGTAGTCCACGAATTAGCGCACCAATGGTTTGGTGACTTACTCGTAATTAAACATTGGTCTCATGCTTGGATTAAGGAAGGAATGGCTTCCTATTCTGAGGTAATGTGGACAGAACACGAATATGGCGACCAAGAAGCCGCATATTATCGATTATTAGAAGCTAGAAGTTACTTAAGCGAAGATAGCCACCGCTACCGCCGCCCGATGGTAACTCATGTTTACCGGGAAGCCATAGAACTTTATGACCGCCATATTTACGAAAAAGGATCTTGTGTTTATCACATGATTCGGGCGGAACTAGGAGAAGAATTATTTTGGCCAGCAATTCAAACCTTTGTCCAAGATAATGCCCATAAAACGGTAGAAACAGTAGACTTACTCCGCGCCATTGAAAAAGCGACTGGGCGTAATCTAGCATACCTCTTCGATCAGTACGTTTATCGTGGTGGACATCCTGATTTTAAAGTAGCTTACTCTTGGGATGGGGATGCTAATTTGGCGAAAGTCACAGTTACTCAAACCCAAGCGGACAATAATGAAAGCAAAAATTTGTTTGACCTGAAAATCCCCATTGGTTTTGGCTACACTCAACCGGGTAAACCTGCACAAATCAACACTTTCACTGTGCGGGTAAACGAACGCGAACAAAGCTTTTACTTTCCCCTAGCAGAAAAGCCCCAATTTGTCAGCTTTGATGTGGGGAATCATTTCCTCAAAACTGTGACCTTAGAATATTCAGTCCCAGAGTTGAAAGCCCAGTTAGAATTTGACCCTAACCCCATTTCTCGCATCTATGCAGCCGAAGCTTTAGCCAAAAAAGGTGGATTAGAAGCTATCAATGCCTTGTCAGATGCACTCAAACATGATTCATTTTGGGGTGTACAGGTCGAAGCAGCTAAACAACTGGCAGAAATTAATTTAGATCAAGCCTTTGATGGGTTAGTTCTAGGATTACAAGATCAAAATGCTTATGTGCGGCGTTCGGTGGTAGAAGCACTGGCGACCATCAAAACCCATGACAGTTACAAAGCTGTGAAAAAGTTGGTCAAACATGGCGATCCTAGTTACTACGTAGAAGCAGCCGCCAGTCGGGCTGTGGGGTCAATCGCATCTGTGAATTTGGCAGGAAAACCCAAGGAAGAAAAGGTAATTAAGCTGCTGCAATCGGTTTTAGAATCAAAGGCGGGTTGGAATGAAGTTGTGCGGAGTGGTGCTGTGGGCGGTTTAGCTGCACTGAAAACTTCCGAAGCTGCTTTAAATCTACTGCTAGAATACACGAAACTGGGTGTACCACAACCGTTGCGTTTAGCCACAATTCGGGCTTTAGGCAAGATTTCTGTGGGTCAAAGTTTGGTGAATTTAGAACGGATTTTAGAAAAGTTAGCAGAATTAGGCAAAGAAACCTTCTTTTTAACCCAAGTGGCTGTAGTGATAGCCTTGGGACAAATGGAAACGCCCAAAGCTATGGGGATTTTGCGATCGCTAGCTGATCAAACAGCAGATGGGCGTGTGCGTCGCTATGCTGAGGAAGAAATTTCCAAGGTACAAAAGAATGTGGGTACAGACAAAGCCCTGCGCCAGATGCGTGATGAACTAAACCAACTCAAGCAACAAAACCAAGAACTCAAAAGTCGCTTGGAAGGTTTGGAAGCAAAATCTAAATAG
- a CDS encoding GNAT family N-acetyltransferase — protein MKNYYQDFLIRNWEIGDRTRAASVISYVLSEYGLGWEPQGADKDVLQVEEFYLETGGEFWVIEHQSQLVGTGAYYPIKRGKKAVEIRKMYLLSSVRGLGLGKYLLQQLEAAIASRGFEEIWIETASALVEAVKLYESNGYQPATGVETPRCDRVYMKLLPDN, from the coding sequence ATGAAAAACTATTATCAAGATTTTTTGATTCGTAACTGGGAGATAGGCGATCGCACTAGAGCCGCTTCTGTCATCAGTTATGTACTATCAGAATATGGTCTGGGTTGGGAACCCCAGGGCGCAGACAAAGATGTGCTGCAAGTTGAGGAATTTTACTTAGAAACTGGAGGTGAATTTTGGGTAATCGAACACCAAAGCCAGCTAGTAGGTACGGGGGCATACTACCCGATCAAACGTGGTAAAAAAGCTGTAGAAATCCGCAAAATGTATCTTTTGTCAAGTGTCAGGGGTTTAGGACTGGGAAAATATTTGTTACAACAATTAGAAGCAGCGATCGCCTCTCGTGGTTTTGAAGAAATTTGGATTGAAACCGCCAGTGCTTTAGTGGAAGCAGTCAAGTTATATGAAAGTAATGGTTATCAACCAGCCACGGGAGTAGAAACACCACGCTGCGATCGCGTATATATGAAATTACTCCCCGATAATTAA
- a CDS encoding ComF family protein, giving the protein MTTWKHSFHNFLNLFLQSHCPLCQRPTPGEFCPYCTKQLQSCQHKDPGALWQEPIPVFGWGIYGGIVKRAIAVMKYENQPQIARPLGQWLGEAWLLSNLSKCQQTAPLVIPIPLHPHKQKTRGYNQAALIAESFCQTTGLKLQINGLKRVQETKAQFGLSVSERESNVAQAFAVGEELRRRRLKVPVLLVDDIYTTGATTRSAVKILNRDGIDVLGLVAVTTPLKLDQQFTSNKPIINR; this is encoded by the coding sequence ATGACAACCTGGAAGCACAGTTTTCACAACTTTCTCAACCTGTTTCTCCAATCCCATTGTCCTTTATGTCAAAGACCTACACCAGGTGAATTTTGTCCTTACTGCACTAAGCAACTTCAAAGCTGTCAGCACAAAGACCCTGGGGCTTTGTGGCAAGAACCAATACCAGTATTTGGCTGGGGAATATATGGGGGAATTGTCAAACGAGCGATCGCCGTGATGAAATATGAAAATCAACCCCAAATTGCCCGCCCTTTGGGTCAATGGCTAGGAGAAGCATGGTTATTATCAAATCTGTCCAAATGTCAACAAACGGCTCCCTTGGTCATCCCCATACCACTCCATCCTCATAAGCAAAAAACACGCGGTTATAACCAAGCTGCACTAATAGCAGAAAGTTTCTGTCAAACAACTGGGTTAAAATTGCAGATCAATGGTTTAAAAAGAGTCCAAGAAACGAAAGCACAATTTGGCTTATCGGTATCTGAACGAGAAAGTAACGTAGCTCAAGCATTTGCTGTTGGGGAAGAATTACGCCGTCGCCGTCTCAAAGTCCCAGTCTTATTAGTTGACGATATTTATACCACTGGTGCAACAACGAGGTCTGCTGTAAAAATACTTAATCGGGATGGTATTGATGTATTAGGTTTAGTAGCTGTTACTACTCCCCTAAAACTGGATCAGCAATTTACATCTAACAAACCGATAATTAACCGATAA
- a CDS encoding PPC domain-containing protein, with protein MISKIFVVGLKQLIIIPVTLLVMGINPRVGFAQNKLYSPIPLTPSTTELSDTLSVKDIPTGQGGFGRDYMVKLNKGDKLVIDLTSESFDTIITLLAPNGATVAENDDGPDGTSNSLLFTRIQETGNYIIRVRSFGETGVGDFKLKVTKLQPVK; from the coding sequence ATGATCAGTAAAATTTTTGTGGTGGGTTTAAAACAATTAATCATTATTCCTGTCACTTTGTTGGTAATGGGTATAAATCCCAGGGTAGGATTTGCTCAAAATAAATTGTATAGTCCAATTCCTTTAACTCCCAGTACGACGGAACTATCCGATACACTTTCAGTCAAAGACATTCCTACAGGACAGGGTGGGTTTGGGCGTGATTATATGGTGAAGCTGAACAAGGGTGATAAGTTAGTGATTGATTTAACTTCTGAGAGTTTTGACACCATCATCACACTCTTAGCACCCAATGGCGCGACAGTGGCAGAAAATGATGATGGACCAGATGGTACTAGCAATTCTTTACTATTTACCCGCATTCAGGAAACAGGAAACTATATTATTCGTGTCCGGTCTTTTGGGGAAACTGGGGTGGGAGATTTTAAACTGAAGGTGACAAAATTGCAACCTGTGAAGTAG
- a CDS encoding type II toxin-antitoxin system PemK/MazF family toxin codes for MTERVLQIGDVVTAKFPSQLPTGKEQEGFRPAIIIGLPSRLGKLRFPLVFVVPMTTDRGQEWAVNSPDLYMQFSAGVAGLKSPSIALLDQVRAIDVSRIVAYRGSLISQQYTAIFQAIQQIIEPDQNQ; via the coding sequence ATGACAGAGCGTGTTTTACAAATTGGCGATGTCGTAACTGCCAAATTTCCTAGTCAGCTTCCGACTGGGAAAGAACAAGAAGGTTTCCGACCGGCAATTATTATAGGGTTGCCAAGTCGTTTAGGAAAACTACGCTTTCCTCTTGTTTTCGTTGTACCAATGACAACAGATCGAGGGCAAGAATGGGCTGTGAACTCTCCTGATTTATATATGCAATTTTCGGCTGGTGTGGCTGGATTAAAATCACCGTCAATTGCTCTATTAGATCAAGTGCGTGCAATTGATGTTTCCCGTATTGTGGCCTATCGTGGTAGTCTCATATCTCAACAATATACAGCGATATTTCAAGCAATTCAACAAATAATAGAACCTGATCAAAATCAATAA
- the cobS gene encoding adenosylcobinamide-GDP ribazoletransferase, producing MVKKLVLNLFASIIFYTSIPLPYINGLDFQRVAYFAPLVGLMIGGILGLCDGGMNYLGIPVLTRSALVVSFWIAITGGLHLDGVMDTADGLAVGNPEKRLEVMTDSATGAFGAMAAIALILLKTTALIEIGDHRWLVLMAACGWGRWGQQVAVACYPYLKPTGKGAFHKAAIRSYKDLLPSFFLLLGLSVVIWLINPQKLVLSLAMVLAGSVISIITAAWFNYKLGGHTGDTYGAVVEWTEALFLCVFTSF from the coding sequence GTGGTTAAAAAATTAGTTTTAAATTTATTTGCTAGTATAATATTTTATACTTCTATTCCTCTGCCCTATATCAACGGGCTAGACTTCCAAAGGGTGGCGTATTTTGCGCCGCTAGTGGGGCTGATGATTGGCGGCATTTTAGGGTTATGTGATGGCGGAATGAATTATCTGGGGATACCAGTGTTAACTCGTAGCGCTTTGGTAGTAAGTTTTTGGATTGCCATTACGGGAGGATTACATTTAGATGGTGTCATGGATACTGCTGATGGTTTGGCGGTGGGGAACCCTGAAAAACGCTTAGAGGTGATGACGGATAGTGCTACAGGTGCTTTTGGTGCAATGGCGGCGATCGCCTTAATATTACTTAAAACTACAGCTTTAATCGAGATTGGTGATCACCGTTGGCTGGTGCTGATGGCGGCTTGTGGTTGGGGACGCTGGGGACAACAAGTCGCTGTAGCCTGTTATCCTTATTTGAAACCAACGGGTAAAGGCGCATTTCACAAAGCAGCCATTCGTTCATATAAAGATTTATTACCAAGCTTCTTTTTGCTGCTGGGTTTGAGTGTTGTTATTTGGTTAATTAATCCCCAAAAGTTAGTTTTATCATTGGCGATGGTTTTGGCTGGAAGTGTAATTTCTATTATTACCGCAGCTTGGTTTAATTATAAGTTAGGTGGACACACTGGAGATACTTATGGGGCTGTGGTCGAGTGGACTGAAGCTTTATTTTTGTGTGTGTTTACCAGTTTTTGA
- the tgt gene encoding tRNA guanosine(34) transglycosylase Tgt: protein MSANFSFQSLAECSQTKARAGIFHTPHGPVETPRFMPVGTLANVKTVTPDQLKSTGAQMVLSNTYHLHLQPGERIVAGGGGLHKFMGWDGPMLTDSGGFQVFSLSEMRKITEDGVTFRSPHDGQIIHLTPERSIEIQNTLGADVIMAFDECPPYPASREDVEAATQRTYRWLERCMTFHQRSDQALFGIVQGGVYLDLRAQAAQELAKLDLPGYAIGGVSVGEPPELMADIVRTTAPLLPREKPRYLMGVGTYREMAIAIASGVDLFDCVIPTRWARHGTAIVQGERWNLKNAKFREDYAPLDETCPCYACQNFSRAYISHLVRSQEILGYTLLSIHNITELIRFTQKIREAILSDRFATEFAHWLN from the coding sequence TTGAGTGCCAATTTTTCTTTTCAATCCCTGGCTGAATGTAGCCAGACAAAAGCTAGGGCTGGGATATTTCACACACCTCATGGCCCTGTGGAAACCCCAAGATTTATGCCTGTGGGAACCCTGGCAAATGTCAAAACCGTCACCCCAGACCAACTAAAAAGCACTGGGGCGCAAATGGTCTTATCCAATACATATCATCTGCACCTGCAACCAGGGGAGAGGATTGTGGCGGGAGGTGGTGGATTACACAAATTTATGGGCTGGGATGGACCAATGCTCACCGATTCCGGTGGGTTTCAGGTGTTCAGCTTGAGCGAAATGCGGAAGATTACTGAAGATGGTGTAACTTTTCGCTCACCCCACGATGGGCAAATTATACACTTAACACCAGAACGCTCCATAGAGATCCAAAATACTTTAGGGGCTGATGTAATCATGGCCTTTGATGAATGTCCTCCCTACCCAGCTAGTCGGGAAGATGTGGAAGCTGCAACTCAGAGGACATATCGCTGGCTGGAACGCTGTATGACTTTTCATCAACGTAGCGATCAAGCTTTGTTTGGTATCGTTCAAGGAGGGGTGTACCTGGATTTACGCGCCCAAGCAGCCCAGGAGTTAGCGAAGTTGGATTTGCCTGGGTATGCTATTGGTGGTGTGAGTGTGGGTGAACCTCCCGAACTCATGGCTGATATTGTGCGAACTACAGCGCCACTGTTACCAAGGGAAAAGCCCCGGTATTTGATGGGGGTGGGGACTTATCGGGAAATGGCCATTGCGATCGCTTCTGGTGTAGATTTATTTGATTGTGTAATTCCTACCCGTTGGGCGAGACACGGTACAGCAATTGTGCAAGGGGAACGCTGGAATTTAAAGAATGCTAAGTTTCGTGAAGATTATGCGCCCTTAGATGAAACTTGCCCTTGTTATGCTTGTCAAAATTTCAGCCGAGCTTACATCTCTCATTTAGTGCGATCGCAGGAAATCTTAGGATACACATTATTGAGTATTCACAACATTACCGAATTAATTCGTTTTACGCAAAAGATTCGTGAAGCAATATTAAGCGATCGCTTTGCCACCGAATTTGCCCACTGGTTAAACTAA
- a CDS encoding photosystem II reaction center protein K, translated as MEAALLLAKLPEAYQIFDPLVDVLPVIPVFFLLLAFVWQAAVGFR; from the coding sequence ATGGAAGCAGCATTGTTATTAGCAAAATTGCCTGAAGCTTACCAAATCTTCGATCCTTTGGTAGATGTTCTCCCAGTTATTCCCGTATTTTTCTTGTTGCTGGCTTTTGTATGGCAAGCAGCTGTTGGATTCAGGTAA
- a CDS encoding 2Fe-2S iron-sulfur cluster-binding protein encodes MGNIKFVKENKEVIAADGANLRLKAMQNGIDIYKLIGKMTNCGGAGQCGTCIVEIVEGMENLSPRTNVENQKFKKKPDNYRLACQTLVNGPVSVVTKP; translated from the coding sequence ATGGGTAACATCAAATTTGTCAAAGAGAATAAAGAAGTAATAGCAGCAGATGGGGCTAATCTTCGACTCAAAGCCATGCAAAATGGCATTGATATCTATAAATTAATTGGCAAAATGACCAATTGCGGTGGCGCTGGTCAATGCGGTACTTGCATTGTCGAGATAGTCGAAGGAATGGAAAACCTTTCCCCACGCACCAATGTAGAGAACCAAAAATTTAAGAAAAAGCCGGATAATTACCGCCTCGCCTGTCAAACCCTAGTAAACGGCCCAGTTAGCGTAGTCACAAAACCCTAA
- the psbM gene encoding photosystem II reaction center protein PsbM produces the protein MQVNELGFVASILFVLVPAVFLIVLYIQTASREGGKDS, from the coding sequence ATGCAAGTAAATGAACTAGGGTTTGTAGCGAGCATTCTGTTCGTTCTAGTTCCCGCAGTGTTTTTAATCGTTCTTTACATCCAAACTGCTAGCCGTGAAGGTGGAAAAGATTCTTGA
- a CDS encoding universal stress protein, whose translation MINKILLAVSGLGHAEEMLKTLKEMPSIESAKVTVLHVVPPQTTSEAMTDKWEEGGKILANAIQFLNLDPSQVSSILRQGDPKDVVCQVADEMDADLIIMGSRGLKRLQSILSNSVSQYVFQLSSRPMLLVKDDIYVKRIKRVMVAMDNSDSAKNCLSLALFLLKGIQGSQLILTNVTTDLRGKTSEVTEISPEKNSVLAEAVAEAKKYGVETRCYTSSGKLGEEICRVAEQLNTDLLLLGSPDRRPSVAKSFVDIDRLIGASLSDYVRVNATCPVLLARTVA comes from the coding sequence ATGATTAATAAAATTTTGCTAGCGGTTTCTGGCTTGGGCCATGCAGAAGAAATGCTCAAAACCTTAAAGGAGATGCCATCAATCGAATCGGCAAAGGTTACAGTTCTGCACGTTGTACCTCCCCAAACTACGTCTGAGGCGATGACAGATAAATGGGAAGAGGGTGGCAAAATCTTGGCTAATGCTATTCAGTTTCTGAATTTAGATCCTAGTCAGGTGTCTTCAATTTTACGCCAAGGTGATCCCAAGGATGTAGTTTGCCAAGTAGCAGATGAAATGGATGCTGACTTAATTATTATGGGTTCACGGGGACTCAAGCGTTTGCAATCAATTTTATCTAACTCGGTTAGTCAGTATGTTTTCCAGCTATCTTCTCGCCCGATGTTGCTGGTAAAAGATGACATTTATGTTAAGAGAATTAAGCGTGTTATGGTGGCGATGGATAATTCTGATTCTGCCAAAAACTGCTTAAGTTTGGCGCTGTTTTTGTTAAAAGGTATTCAGGGGAGTCAGTTAATTTTGACTAATGTGACTACAGATTTGCGTGGCAAAACATCTGAAGTTACGGAAATTAGCCCAGAAAAAAATTCCGTTTTGGCAGAGGCGGTTGCCGAGGCAAAAAAATACGGTGTAGAAACTCGCTGTTACACTAGTAGCGGCAAACTAGGTGAAGAAATTTGTCGCGTAGCAGAACAGTTAAATACAGACTTATTATTGCTGGGTTCTCCAGACCGTCGCCCATCGGTGGCGAAGAGTTTTGTGGATATAGACAGACTCATTGGTGCTTCTTTGTCTGACTATGTTCGAGTTAATGCTACTTGTCCTGTGTTGTTGGCGCGGACTGTGGCTTGA
- a CDS encoding pentapeptide repeat-containing protein, giving the protein MVWKITTEELLARYNTGERNFAGVEILRIVGEMGERDGVSGLITGLEGADLRGINLRGANLETVDVSGADLTGADLFGAYLGEAGLVKTILRNANLFSANLSSATLNGADLTGSDLTHVKAVGASFIRAKVPGFERGDLTHADFRDSTAGEYALCRWFNVIWHTTMPDGTIKEGPYCVW; this is encoded by the coding sequence ATGGTTTGGAAAATTACTACTGAAGAGTTGTTGGCTCGGTACAACACTGGGGAGCGTAACTTTGCTGGTGTCGAAATTTTGCGAATTGTCGGCGAAATGGGCGAAAGAGACGGAGTTAGTGGTTTGATTACTGGACTCGAAGGTGCTGACTTGCGGGGTATTAACCTGCGTGGAGCTAATCTTGAAACAGTCGATGTGAGTGGGGCTGATTTGACTGGAGCCGATTTGTTCGGTGCTTATTTGGGCGAGGCTGGTTTGGTAAAAACTATTCTGAGAAACGCTAATTTGTTCTCCGCCAATTTGAGTAGTGCTACTTTGAATGGGGCTGATTTGACTGGATCTGATTTGACCCATGTTAAAGCGGTTGGTGCTAGTTTCATCCGTGCTAAAGTCCCTGGCTTTGAACGCGGTGATTTGACTCACGCTGACTTTCGAGATTCTACTGCCGGTGAGTATGCTCTTTGTCGCTGGTTTAATGTTATTTGGCATACTACTATGCCCGATGGTACTATCAAAGAAGGTCCCTACTGTGTGTGGTAA
- a CDS encoding pentapeptide repeat-containing protein → MTAEELLQHYAAGERDFSGVDLSGVNLSEADLLHINLSRANLSGANLVETRLYGADIRQCNLSGADLRNADLRVSRLDEVNFQDANLEGANWRNAERCGAFFCNTTMPDGEIVIEPNRYE, encoded by the coding sequence ATGACTGCCGAGGAATTGTTGCAGCATTATGCTGCTGGGGAGAGAGATTTTAGTGGCGTTGATTTGAGTGGTGTTAATTTGAGTGAAGCTGATTTGCTCCATATCAACTTGAGCCGAGCTAATTTGAGTGGAGCTAATTTGGTTGAAACAAGACTCTACGGTGCTGATATTCGCCAATGCAACCTGAGTGGGGCTGATTTGAGAAATGCAGACTTGCGTGTCAGTAGGTTGGATGAGGTTAACTTCCAAGATGCCAACCTGGAAGGTGCTAACTGGCGGAATGCTGAACGATGTGGTGCTTTTTTCTGTAACACCACTATGCCAGACGGAGAAATTGTTATTGAACCCAATCGATATGAGTGA